In the genome of Carnobacterium pleistocenium FTR1, one region contains:
- a CDS encoding CCA tRNA nucleotidyltransferase, which produces MILLDDQFKQALPIIDKIQEAGFEAYFVGGSVRDTLLKKTINDVDIATSAKPDEIKLIFQKTIDVGIEHGTVMVLWKDASYEITTFRTESTYQDFRRPDNVEFVRSLKEDLKRRDFTINALAMNRDGQIIDYFDGQNDLKKKMIRAVGIPEERFFEDALRMMRGVRLVSQLDFDMDSETERAIRMNHALLEKIAIERIQVEFTKLLLGSGRKKALALFIQTNLFYYCPGLKSYKKELEELAKLECMIDNRIIAWTLLIHYLRIPTTKAELFLREWKCSKKEINQVQSALFALEYRLENNFNRQVLYQVGLQIALDVETMMECLEHPVNFESVHLLDQELPIHSKKEIRINGNDLKDMLDRKPGKWLGDLMIEIEEAILAGSLLNEKQAIFDWVSHYYKK; this is translated from the coding sequence ATGATTTTGTTAGATGATCAGTTTAAACAGGCTTTACCGATCATTGATAAAATACAAGAAGCTGGATTTGAAGCTTACTTTGTTGGTGGAAGCGTCCGTGATACATTATTAAAAAAAACAATCAACGATGTAGATATTGCCACTAGTGCAAAACCTGATGAAATTAAGCTTATATTTCAAAAAACAATTGATGTAGGAATTGAACATGGGACTGTAATGGTTTTATGGAAAGATGCTTCTTATGAAATCACAACTTTTAGAACAGAATCAACGTATCAGGATTTTAGACGTCCGGATAATGTTGAGTTTGTTCGTTCGTTAAAAGAAGATTTGAAGCGTCGTGATTTCACCATAAATGCTTTAGCTATGAATAGAGATGGTCAAATTATTGATTATTTTGATGGTCAAAATGATTTGAAAAAGAAAATGATTAGAGCTGTTGGTATCCCTGAAGAGCGTTTCTTTGAGGATGCTTTGCGTATGATGCGTGGAGTACGTTTGGTTAGTCAGTTGGATTTTGATATGGATAGTGAAACTGAACGAGCTATCAGAATGAATCATGCTTTGCTTGAGAAAATAGCCATTGAACGAATTCAAGTTGAGTTTACAAAACTTCTATTAGGAAGTGGAAGAAAAAAAGCTTTAGCGTTATTTATTCAAACTAATTTATTTTATTATTGCCCAGGATTGAAGTCTTATAAAAAAGAGTTAGAAGAACTAGCTAAACTAGAATGTATGATCGATAATCGAATCATTGCTTGGACGTTATTGATTCATTACTTAAGAATACCAACTACAAAAGCGGAACTATTTTTAAGAGAATGGAAATGCTCAAAAAAAGAAATCAATCAGGTGCAATCAGCTTTATTCGCTTTAGAGTATCGCTTGGAAAATAACTTTAATCGTCAAGTCCTTTATCAGGTAGGATTGCAAATAGCTTTGGATGTTGAAACCATGATGGAATGTCTAGAGCATCCAGTTAATTTTGAGTCTGTTCATTTGTTAGATCAGGAACTGCCAATTCATAGTAAGAAAGAAATAAGGATAAACGGCAACGATTTAAAGGATATGTTAGACAGAAAGCCTGGCAAGTGGCTGGGGGATTTGATGATTGAAATAGAAGAGGCTATTTTAGCTGGAAGTCTGCTTAATGAAAAACAAGCTATTTTTGATTGGGTTTCACATTATTATAAAAAATGA
- the dapB gene encoding 4-hydroxy-tetrahydrodipicolinate reductase has protein sequence MINIVVAGFKGKMGLTATQMVIKNDKFTLVGVLDPHASEKNLNEISEFSTTDVRVFQDKEELVKEIQADVWIDFTIPAVAFQNTCFALEHGIRPVVGTTGFAESEVKKVQELAKEKNVGGLIAPNFAIGAVLMMEFAAKAAKYFPDVEITEMHHDNKLDAPSGTAIKTAEMIFAERGYHLQGNPEEKETIKGARGADYEGIKIHSVRLPGLVAHQQVQFGSVGEGLLIRHDSFERSSFMTGVALGCEKVMTLNELAYGLENIL, from the coding sequence ATGATTAATATTGTTGTTGCAGGTTTTAAAGGTAAAATGGGTTTAACAGCCACACAGATGGTAATAAAAAATGATAAATTTACATTAGTGGGTGTCCTTGACCCTCACGCTTCTGAAAAAAATCTAAATGAAATAAGTGAGTTTTCGACAACTGATGTACGTGTTTTTCAAGATAAAGAAGAGTTAGTGAAAGAAATCCAAGCAGATGTGTGGATCGATTTCACTATTCCCGCTGTTGCTTTTCAAAATACTTGTTTTGCTCTAGAACATGGGATCCGTCCAGTAGTAGGGACAACGGGTTTTGCAGAAAGTGAAGTTAAAAAAGTCCAAGAATTAGCGAAAGAAAAGAATGTCGGTGGATTGATAGCCCCTAATTTCGCAATAGGAGCTGTTTTGATGATGGAATTTGCGGCTAAAGCAGCTAAGTATTTTCCAGATGTTGAAATAACTGAGATGCATCACGATAACAAATTAGATGCTCCAAGTGGAACAGCGATAAAAACAGCTGAGATGATTTTCGCAGAACGTGGATATCACTTACAAGGAAATCCAGAAGAAAAAGAAACAATCAAAGGGGCGCGTGGCGCAGATTACGAAGGGATAAAGATTCATAGTGTACGATTACCAGGTCTAGTTGCCCATCAACAAGTTCAGTTTGGAAGTGTCGGTGAAGGGCTGTTGATTCGCCATGATTCATTTGAACGTTCTTCATTTATGACAGGTGTTGCTTTGGGCTGTGAAAAGGTCATGACTTTAAATGAATTAGCTTATGGATTGGAAAACATTCTATGA
- a CDS encoding YitT family protein yields the protein MINEKVTVKDLFIITIGCALYAFGLVYINIANELAEGGMTGISLLLRYWFQIDPALSTLLLNIPTILIGWKLLGNRSLIYTIYGTTMLSFFLFIWQRTSIAINIDNDLFIAGILAGLCGGIGSGMIYRSGGTTGGSDILARILEKKKGISMGKTLLVFDIFILTLSLTYIDLPHMMYTLLASYVFSKIVDFMQDGSYAARGLLIISDRNDIIAENIMLEMERGVTFFKAEGAYSKEEKKVLYCVLGSHEIVTAKRIIHEIDPKAFLSLLTVHEVLGEGFSFDPKPKQPLFKKKAVL from the coding sequence ATGATAAACGAAAAGGTAACAGTAAAAGATTTATTTATTATAACAATTGGCTGTGCACTTTATGCATTTGGATTAGTCTACATCAACATTGCAAATGAATTAGCCGAGGGCGGAATGACAGGGATTTCCCTTCTATTAAGGTATTGGTTTCAAATCGATCCAGCACTTTCTACATTATTACTAAATATTCCAACTATTTTGATTGGATGGAAATTGTTAGGCAATCGTTCACTGATTTATACGATATATGGCACAACTATGTTGTCTTTCTTTTTATTTATTTGGCAAAGAACGTCTATTGCAATTAATATAGATAATGATCTTTTCATCGCTGGAATTTTAGCTGGTTTATGCGGCGGAATAGGCAGCGGCATGATTTATCGTTCTGGTGGAACTACCGGTGGAAGTGATATTCTTGCCCGCATTCTTGAAAAGAAAAAAGGTATTTCAATGGGTAAAACATTACTGGTCTTTGATATCTTCATCTTAACGTTATCGCTTACTTATATTGACTTGCCTCATATGATGTATACATTACTTGCTTCCTATGTGTTTTCTAAAATCGTTGACTTTATGCAAGATGGTTCTTATGCTGCCAGAGGGTTGCTAATTATCTCAGATAGAAACGATATTATAGCTGAAAACATTATGCTAGAAATGGAACGAGGAGTAACCTTCTTTAAAGCTGAAGGTGCCTACTCAAAAGAAGAAAAAAAAGTTTTATATTGTGTCTTGGGCAGTCATGAAATTGTAACAGCTAAACGAATTATTCACGAAATAGATCCAAAAGCTTTTCTTTCCCTTTTAACAGTACATGAAGTTTTAGGCGAAGGTTTTTCGTTTGATCCTAAACCTAAACAGCCTCTTTTCAAAAAAAAAGCCGTCCTTTGA
- a CDS encoding ReoY family proteolytic degradation factor, whose protein sequence is MNIQISLEAKKIFLSWFLDRYQLKRRESMWILNYLLNHDIVLNKVHFVEAVEKTPRGMMMSTTEMGSEPFLFYKNGTVFSDPEQAFHEVRLNWQEEMYIELIFSNPWKSAEYLTVLEDNPYFKWNEMISGKLIEEVELALETLSLTERKQNTLHQIDLSLEEDDREKFIQLSNQLKKIEDDLKNEQKKPNH, encoded by the coding sequence ATGAACATCCAAATTTCTTTAGAAGCTAAAAAAATTTTTCTTAGCTGGTTTTTAGACCGCTACCAATTGAAAAGAAGAGAATCTATGTGGATCCTGAACTACTTACTAAACCATGATATTGTATTAAATAAAGTTCATTTTGTTGAAGCCGTTGAAAAAACTCCAAGAGGTATGATGATGTCCACAACTGAGATGGGAAGCGAACCATTTTTATTTTATAAAAATGGTACAGTATTTAGTGATCCAGAACAGGCCTTCCATGAAGTTAGATTAAATTGGCAAGAAGAAATGTATATTGAATTGATTTTTTCAAATCCTTGGAAATCTGCCGAATACCTTACTGTATTAGAAGATAATCCTTATTTTAAATGGAATGAAATGATTAGTGGGAAACTAATTGAGGAAGTTGAATTAGCCCTAGAAACTTTGTCATTAACTGAACGCAAACAAAACACGTTGCATCAAATTGATTTATCTTTAGAAGAAGACGATCGAGAAAAATTTATTCAATTGTCTAATCAACTAAAAAAAATTGAAGATGATTTAAAGAATGAACAAAAAAAGCCAAACCATTGA
- a CDS encoding tetratricopeptide repeat protein — translation MSYGQMMIDSLKENQLDEAMNYFEEAIAQDTDEELYNLSDSLYHLGFLNEIKKINLHLLERYPEDDELRVGLAEIAIEANELEVAMDWLLEVSEESTVYPQSLLVLADLYQVQGLYEVSEQKLLKAKEIIPDESVIDFALAELHFSMGKYAQALHGYEELMTQGLTEFSGINLAARCGSSYSALGDLEQAILYLEQSLEEKENIDTLFQLGFSYLQDKQYRRSIEMLNKLKELDPNYTTLYPYLAKGLEEENELDKALEAITEGLRVDQYNYELFYYGADIAIKLENNELAEDYYLKAIQLVPENSSIQLAYTNLLLQQERYDETVELIQKILIQNEVDPQFYWNLALANEGLEEYSAAGTAYQKAYPAFRGNKDFLKSYIYFLREEGERVVIKEAINDYLLLEPADAEILEILEEINSNY, via the coding sequence ATGTCATATGGACAAATGATGATTGATTCACTTAAAGAAAATCAATTGGATGAAGCAATGAATTATTTTGAAGAAGCTATAGCTCAAGATACAGATGAAGAACTTTACAATTTATCTGACTCTCTTTACCATCTTGGTTTCTTAAATGAAATAAAAAAAATAAATTTGCATTTACTTGAACGTTATCCTGAAGACGATGAATTAAGGGTAGGTTTAGCAGAAATAGCTATCGAAGCTAATGAATTGGAAGTAGCGATGGATTGGTTATTAGAAGTTTCAGAAGAAAGTACTGTTTATCCGCAATCTTTGCTCGTTTTAGCTGATTTGTATCAAGTCCAGGGTCTTTATGAAGTGAGTGAGCAAAAGCTGCTCAAGGCGAAGGAAATCATACCTGATGAGTCAGTTATTGATTTTGCATTAGCAGAGTTACATTTTTCGATGGGGAAATATGCTCAGGCGCTTCATGGCTACGAAGAATTGATGACCCAAGGCCTCACGGAATTTTCTGGTATTAATCTTGCAGCTCGTTGTGGCAGTTCTTATAGTGCTCTGGGTGATTTAGAACAAGCTATTTTATATTTAGAACAGAGTTTAGAAGAAAAAGAAAATATCGATACATTATTTCAACTAGGATTTTCCTATCTGCAAGACAAACAATACCGTCGTTCAATTGAAATGTTGAATAAACTAAAAGAATTAGATCCGAATTACACAACTTTATATCCTTATCTAGCTAAAGGACTAGAAGAAGAAAACGAACTAGATAAGGCTTTAGAAGCCATCACAGAAGGTCTAAGAGTTGACCAATACAACTACGAACTATTCTACTATGGAGCGGATATAGCGATTAAATTAGAAAATAATGAGTTAGCTGAAGATTACTATTTAAAAGCGATTCAACTTGTCCCAGAAAATTCAAGTATTCAACTAGCTTATACTAATTTATTGCTGCAACAAGAACGCTACGATGAAACCGTCGAGTTAATCCAAAAAATCTTGATCCAAAATGAAGTTGATCCTCAATTTTATTGGAATTTAGCCTTAGCAAATGAAGGATTAGAAGAATATTCTGCAGCGGGAACGGCCTATCAAAAAGCATATCCAGCATTTCGAGGGAATAAGGATTTCTTGAAATCTTATATTTATTTTCTGCGAGAAGAAGGAGAGCGTGTAGTTATTAAAGAGGCAATAAATGATTACTTACTCCTTGAACCAGCAGATGCAGAAATATTAGAAATTTTAGAAGAAATAAATAGCAACTATTAA